The DNA window AAAGAGAACCGCGTCTCGGCTGCGATCGCCTCTGCTACTCAACAAATTCTAGCAGCGCCTCCAGAAGAAAGACTGCTCGCCGTCGTCAAAATTATCGACCCCAACCGCAGCCATCCCCTCACCCTCGAACAACTTCAGCAACTGGCGAAAGCGCTTCAACAACTCCCCAAATTTGACCCCACCCTCAGCGAACAACTCCAGCAAGTCGCTAGCGGGATCGCGCGAGGTATTCAAGCATGGCAACGGTTAGAAGGGGATCTCGTCAGTTGGATGTACGAACGCGGATCGATCGGGTTTAGCGGTACACCCGGACAAAATGGCCCTTGGAGTCTCTGGGGAAAATTAGTCAAAAGTCCATTTTCCCAACAGGTGTTTGAAACCCTCGCTTTAGAACAGTCCCTCGCAGCCTTCGCCGCCAAGCCTAGGGATCTCGATGTTGCCAGTTGGATCGAGTTAGCCGTCATTTTACAATGCCTGCAACGGGGGTTGGTACAGTTCTTCGATCAGCGCGTCTACGCTGCCAAATTGGGCGCTAAACTGTCGATTTCCACATTTTTGACGTTTGCGGTAATTTGGTCGCTCCTCGCCAATGGCTTTAATCAGAGGGGCAGTACGCGAGTTTATGGCGATGGCTGCTTTCAAGTCGCCTTGCAAATTTTACGCACCTTTTCCCAGCGGGAGTATTTCCCCTTGTATGGTGGGATTTTTGCCTCGTTTACCGGACGCTATCTGCGCGATACGCTTTCCTATTTAGACGAACCGCTACGTCAAGCCGAGGGAACTCAGGAAAAAGCCCGCATTTTAACTTTAATTGGTTATTCGCGTCGCGCCCAAGGTGCATACCAAGAGGCGATCGCATTTCATCAACAAGCCTTAGAAATTTCTCAGCAAGCGGGCGATCGCATTTGCGAGGTGGCCAACTACAATCACCTTAGCCGCATTTGCGTAGCTCAGAAAAACTATTCAGAAGCCATTAATT is part of the Desertifilum tharense IPPAS B-1220 genome and encodes:
- a CDS encoding tetratricopeptide repeat protein yields the protein MSDDVRERYFALIDRIVEITLKGQIRSKEQVYQMLVDEIESETGEVFESCLDERQREVQHQIDNGLQAATATRRQRALKTIQGEWERWQKENRVSAAIASATQQILAAPPEERLLAVVKIIDPNRSHPLTLEQLQQLAKALQQLPKFDPTLSEQLQQVASGIARGIQAWQRLEGDLVSWMYERGSIGFSGTPGQNGPWSLWGKLVKSPFSQQVFETLALEQSLAAFAAKPRDLDVASWIELAVILQCLQRGLVQFFDQRVYAAKLGAKLSISTFLTFAVIWSLLANGFNQRGSTRVYGDGCFQVALQILRTFSQREYFPLYGGIFASFTGRYLRDTLSYLDEPLRQAEGTQEKARILTLIGYSRRAQGAYQEAIAFHQQALEISQQAGDRICEVANYNHLSRICVAQKNYSEAINYSQRALILGRQTGDKLGEANALANLGYSEVLQARQQDQIEPEIYDSAIRYLQQGLSLSEQLAERQSQALCLSSLGIAYVITDQAQTAIQYLSQGLQTAQFSGDLYLQGLNLAYLAEAYYNLGDREQAIFTGSLGMYLLEQIGATEWRQPAGLLSIVQGQIGTEVFLQTLLQNRAKIIPIIGVDGYDHIPQLLERYRQS